The following DNA comes from Brassica napus cultivar Da-Ae unplaced genomic scaffold, Da-Ae ScsIHWf_1628;HRSCAF=2244, whole genome shotgun sequence.
GCTACCGAGTTGATAATCGCGATTCTTGCATTGACCAACAATAAAGTCGCAGTGGTAAAGTACTCGCTGCTAGGTTCCATTTTGTCGAACCTTCTATTGGTTCTTGGGACTTCGCTCTTCTGTGGTGGAATTGCTAATCTCCGAAGGGAGCAACGGTTCGACCGGGTATAGCCTCTCCCTATGTACTCTGATTATATCAGAAGTCAAAACTAATATTACagtatttcttttatttttaacataactTAACCGAAACTGTAATAGGTTTGGTTCAATTAGTGTTACCCGGTATAGTTAGGGTttactaaagttttttttttggtaaaagaaaaataagaaatcaaagGGTTTACTTAAGTTTTTGCTTGACAaacaatcaaatatttataactaaatttaaGTAATGGACGTGAGGAAACCAAGTGAACTGATTGtgtgatgtttttttttattgttgcaGAAACAAGCCGATGTGAACTTCTTCTTACTCCTAATGGGACTGTTGTGTCACTTGCTGCCAATGTTGTTTGGATACGTTGCAAACGGAGAGACTCCGGCTGGTTTGATTGCAGACATGTCACTGAATCTGTCACGAGCCAGTAGTATTGTTATGTTGATCGCTTACATCGCATATCTCGTTTTCCAGCTTTGGACTCACCGCCAATTGTTTGACGCACAAGATGaggtacaaaaatatatattcacataaagATACGTGAAGAGAGTAtaaattttcttcttctttttttgataaatatgtgAATATTCATTATGAAGATAATGACACAAGGAGATACAAATAGTTTTGGGAAATTGCACCCAGTgactaagaaaaaaaacaaaattaactaaaCAACCAAaaacacactctctctcttcttttatcttcctatctctctctactctctctccagaaaactaattttatttattttcttggttatttcacaaataacccCTAGTTTTGGGAAATTTTCTTGTTTGGCAGAAACAAAACCTAATGCATCTAGTTTGGCTAATCAATGCAATTTTCTTGTTCTAACAAATCTTTAAAACGTAACTTTGGTTCAGGATGACGAGTATGATGACAATGTCGCTGAGGAAGAGACCGCAGTGATTAGCTTTTGGAGTGGATTTGCATGGTTGGTTGGGATGACACTAGTCATCGCATTGCTATCGGAGTATGTTGTGGCCACCATTGAGGTAACTTTGGTTAAGTCTCATGAAGTTCAATGAATGAGTTAGTTCAGATCTTTTATACATTACTTTAGATTCCATCACACTTACAATGAGACTCGTACATATAATGatcatataaatatacatacGAATAAACTTACTATGGCTTATCTTTGGTTAGAACGCATCGGAATCATGGGGCCTGTCAGTGAGTTTCATAAGTATTATATTGCTTCCTATTGTTGGAAACGCTGCTGAACATGCTGGAGCCATCATTTTCGCTTTCAAGAACAAGCTTGTAAGTTCTAATTtcgctttataaaaaaacttgtgGATTAACCAAAAAATGATACAATGCATGAACTCATTTTTAACGAAAATAATTTTGCAGGACATATCTTTGGGAGTTGCGTTAGGATCTGCAACTCAGATTGGTTTATTCGTAGTCCCATTGACCGTTATCGTGGCATGGATTCTAGGAATAAATATGGATCTCAATTTCAATCTTCTTGAAACCGGTTCTCTTGCTCTTTCCATTATCATCACAGCCTTCACATTACAGGTTACAAAGATGATCACATTTATACAAATCAACGGATGATTCAAAACTTCAAGcatcaataattaaatattgtgttattttttttgtggttattCAGGATGGGACTTCTCACTACATGAAAGGATTGGTTCTCTTGCTTTGTTATATCATCATTGCCATTTGTTTCTTTGTTGACAAACTTCCTCAGAGTGAGTTAAATTCCAAAATACATACACGTTAGTAGTTAGATTGACATTAATAATAGGAGTccttaataataataagatagCACAAAATTAATGTAATCATTGTTTTTTCAGAACAACCAAATGCTATTCACTTGGGACATCAACTGATGAACAATGTTGCCGCTGCAAACGGCGAAGGCGTTTTCTCATCTTAAATTTTTGCCTAATGTCTTTATTCATTTTCATAAATTGGAAAACAACTTGTCGAAGAGATTCATTGTGTTGTGGGTCTTGATGAAGATAAGTTTGGAGAAAATTCATTTTTGGGTTTTCAGTGGACTATTCTCTATGTATGCTTTCTGTTCTATTTTCATTCTTAAGTTCTCTATTCTATGATCAATCATTTTTCTGAGCAgttaattatgaaattatgaATAATTGGGTTATCAAGGTTCTTTC
Coding sequences within:
- the LOC125598112 gene encoding vacuolar cation/proton exchanger 1-like; this translates as MAGIVEQWSAAENGNANMTAKGSSRELRHGGRTAHNMSSSSLRKKSDIRVIQKVPYKGLKDFLSNLQEVILGTKLAILFPAIPAAIIGTYCGFSQPWIFGLSMLGLTPLAERVSFLTEQLAFYTGPTLGGLLNATCGNATELIIAILALTNNKVAVVKYSLLGSILSNLLLVLGTSLFCGGIANLRREQRFDRKQADVNFFLLLMGLLCHLLPMLFGYVANGETPAGLIADMSLNLSRASSIVMLIAYIAYLVFQLWTHRQLFDAQDEDDEYDDNVAEEETAVISFWSGFAWLVGMTLVIALLSEYVVATIENASESWGLSVSFISIILLPIVGNAAEHAGAIIFAFKNKLDISLGVALGSATQIGLFVVPLTVIVAWILGINMDLNFNLLETGSLALSIIITAFTLQDGTSHYMKGLVLLLCYIIIAICFFVDKLPQKQPNAIHLGHQLMNNVAAANGEGVFSS